Proteins found in one Streptomyces sp. CB09001 genomic segment:
- a CDS encoding ATP-binding protein — protein sequence MATVELRFSALPEHVRTARLVAAAVARRAGVDEAVLDEVRLAVGEACTRAVGLHQHVGITAPVKVALIEEEKQFSIEVGDEAPHTVPGAKSSGDAADAQDSEEDEMGLAVISGLVDDVEVTAGEGGGLIRMTWPTASAVLPPI from the coding sequence ATGGCCACCGTCGAACTCCGTTTCAGCGCGCTGCCCGAGCACGTCCGCACCGCCCGTCTGGTGGCGGCCGCGGTGGCGCGCAGGGCCGGAGTGGACGAGGCCGTCCTCGACGAGGTCAGGCTCGCCGTCGGTGAGGCCTGCACGCGGGCCGTGGGCCTGCATCAGCACGTCGGCATCACGGCGCCGGTCAAGGTGGCGCTGATCGAGGAGGAGAAGCAGTTCTCCATCGAGGTCGGCGACGAGGCGCCGCACACGGTCCCCGGGGCCAAGTCCTCGGGGGACGCCGCCGACGCACAGGACAGTGAGGAGGACGAGATGGGCCTCGCGGTCATCAGTGGACTCGTCGACGACGTCGAGGTCACGGCGGGCGAGGGCGGCGGGCTGATCCGCATGACCTGGCCCACCGCGTCGGCGGTGCTGCCGCCGATCTGA
- a CDS encoding sodium-translocating pyrophosphatase — protein MAELSTPHQLGDPSHLAAAVLTDGNRALVAVIAVVALAALVLAGFLVRQVLAAGEGTDSMKKIAAAVQEGANAYLARQLRTLGVFAVVVFFLLMLLPADDWNQRAGRSIFFLIGAAFSAATGYIGMWLAVRSNVRVAAAAREATPAPGEPEKDLTLVSHKATKIAFRTGGVVGMFTVGLGLLGACCVVLVYAADAPKVLEGFGLGAALIAMFMRVGGGIFTKAADVGADLVGKVEQGIPEDDPRNAATIADNVGDNVGDCAGMAADLFESYAVTLVAALILGKVAFGDSGLAFPLLVPAIGVLTAMIGIFAVAPRRSDRSGMSAINRGFFISAAISLVLVAVAVFVYLPGKYTDLDGVTDAAIAGKSGDPRILALVAVAIGIVLAALIQQLTGYFTETTRRPVKDIGKTSLTGPATVVLAGVSLGLESAVYTALLIGLGVYGAFLLGGTSIMLALFAVALAGTGLLTTVGVIVAMDTFGPVSDNAQGIAEMSGDVEGAGAQVLTDLDAVGNTTKAITKGIAIATAVLAAAALFGSYRDAITTGAADVGEKLSGEGAPMNLMMDISQPNNLVGLIAGAAVVFLFSGLAINAVSRSAGAVVYEVRRQFRERPGIMDYSEKPEYGKVVDICTRDALRELATPGLLAVMAPIFIGFTLGVGALGAFLAGAIGAGTLMAVFLANSGGAWDNAKKLVEDGHHGGKGSEAHAATVIGDTVGDPFKDTAGPAINPLLKVMNLVALLIAPAVIKFSYGADKSVGVRVLIAVVAFVVIAAAVYVSKRRGIAMGDEDNSDPEPKSADPAVVS, from the coding sequence ATGGCGGAGCTTTCCACCCCTCATCAGTTGGGCGATCCCTCCCACCTCGCGGCCGCCGTGCTGACCGACGGAAACCGCGCCCTGGTCGCGGTCATCGCGGTCGTCGCGCTGGCAGCGCTGGTGCTCGCGGGCTTCCTGGTGCGCCAGGTGCTCGCGGCGGGCGAGGGAACCGACAGCATGAAGAAGATCGCGGCGGCCGTCCAGGAAGGCGCGAACGCGTACCTGGCCCGGCAGTTGCGCACGCTCGGCGTATTCGCCGTCGTCGTGTTCTTCCTGCTCATGCTGCTGCCCGCGGACGACTGGAATCAACGTGCCGGACGTTCGATCTTCTTCCTGATCGGCGCGGCGTTCTCGGCGGCCACCGGCTATATCGGTATGTGGCTCGCCGTGCGCAGCAATGTGCGCGTCGCCGCGGCGGCCCGGGAAGCGACACCGGCCCCCGGCGAACCGGAAAAGGATCTCACCCTCGTCTCGCACAAAGCGACGAAGATCGCGTTTCGCACGGGCGGCGTCGTCGGCATGTTCACAGTGGGGCTGGGCCTGCTGGGCGCCTGCTGCGTGGTGCTGGTGTACGCGGCCGACGCGCCGAAGGTCCTGGAGGGCTTCGGCCTCGGTGCCGCGCTGATCGCGATGTTCATGCGCGTCGGCGGCGGCATCTTCACCAAGGCCGCCGACGTCGGCGCCGACCTGGTCGGCAAGGTCGAGCAGGGCATCCCGGAGGACGACCCGCGCAATGCCGCGACCATCGCCGACAACGTGGGCGACAACGTCGGCGACTGCGCGGGCATGGCGGCCGACCTCTTCGAGTCGTACGCCGTCACCCTGGTGGCCGCGCTGATCCTCGGCAAGGTGGCGTTCGGCGACTCCGGGCTGGCGTTCCCGCTGCTGGTCCCGGCGATCGGCGTGCTCACGGCCATGATCGGCATCTTCGCGGTGGCGCCCCGGCGGTCCGACCGCAGCGGCATGAGCGCGATCAACCGGGGCTTCTTCATCTCCGCGGCGATCTCGCTGGTGCTGGTGGCGGTCGCCGTCTTCGTCTACCTGCCCGGCAAGTACACCGACCTGGACGGCGTCACCGACGCGGCGATCGCGGGCAAGAGCGGCGATCCGCGGATCCTCGCACTGGTCGCGGTCGCGATCGGCATCGTGCTCGCCGCCCTGATCCAGCAGCTCACCGGCTACTTCACCGAGACCACCAGGCGCCCCGTCAAGGACATCGGCAAGACCTCGCTCACCGGTCCCGCCACCGTCGTCCTCGCCGGAGTCTCGCTCGGCCTCGAATCCGCCGTCTACACCGCCCTGTTGATCGGCCTCGGCGTCTACGGGGCCTTCCTGCTCGGCGGCACGTCGATCATGCTGGCGCTGTTCGCGGTGGCGCTGGCCGGCACCGGCCTGCTCACCACGGTCGGTGTGATCGTCGCCATGGACACCTTCGGGCCGGTCTCCGACAACGCGCAGGGCATCGCGGAGATGTCCGGCGACGTCGAGGGCGCCGGCGCCCAGGTGCTCACCGACCTGGACGCCGTCGGCAACACCACCAAGGCCATTACCAAGGGCATCGCCATCGCCACCGCCGTACTGGCCGCCGCGGCCCTCTTCGGGTCGTACCGCGACGCCATCACCACCGGCGCGGCGGACGTGGGCGAGAAACTCAGCGGCGAGGGCGCGCCGATGAACCTGATGATGGACATCTCGCAGCCCAACAACCTCGTCGGGCTCATCGCCGGCGCTGCGGTCGTCTTCCTCTTCTCGGGGCTGGCGATCAACGCGGTGTCGCGGTCGGCGGGCGCCGTAGTCTACGAGGTGCGGCGGCAGTTCCGGGAACGGCCCGGAATCATGGACTACAGCGAGAAACCCGAGTACGGCAAGGTCGTCGACATCTGCACCAGGGACGCCCTGCGGGAACTCGCCACGCCCGGGCTGCTCGCCGTGATGGCACCCATCTTCATCGGGTTCACGCTAGGCGTCGGCGCGCTCGGCGCGTTCCTGGCGGGCGCGATCGGCGCCGGGACGCTGATGGCGGTGTTCCTCGCCAACTCCGGTGGTGCCTGGGACAACGCCAAGAAGCTCGTCGAGGACGGCCACCACGGCGGCAAGGGCAGCGAGGCCCATGCCGCCACCGTCATCGGCGACACGGTCGGCGACCCGTTCAAGGACACCGCGGGTCCGGCGATCAACCCGCTGCTGAAGGTCATGAACCTGGTGGCGCTGCTCATCGCCCCGGCGGTCATCAAGTTCTCCTACGGAGCCGACAAGAGTGTCGGCGTACGGGTGCTGATCGCCGTCGTCGCGTTCGTCGTCATCGCGGCGGCGGTCTACGTGTCCAAGCGGCGCGGGATCGCCATGGGTGACGAGGACAACTCCGATCCGGAACCCAAGTCGGCCGATCCGGCGGTGGTTTCGTAG
- a CDS encoding class I SAM-dependent methyltransferase, producing MSNASLSPLPSADRPDVTARLRDALLGASFTADGLLELLGAPAYAALSRSETVPALRATRGDTPLELLVRLFLLQQPVPHARVGDVLPVDACLESGWLDRAGDDEVAATVDVRPYGGPDGEDWFVVSDLGCAVGGAGGIGNHAEGVVLGVGGASTTLAGLTVRTPVSAALDLGTGSGIQALHAAAHATRVTATDVNPRALHITALTLALSGAPAADLREGSLYEPVADDETYDLIVSNPPFVISPGARLTYRDGGMGGDDLCRSLVQQTGERLNEGGFAHFLANWQHVEGEDWTDRLRSWVPRGCDAWIVQREVQDVTQYAELWLRDAGDHRGDPADYQARYDAWLDEFEARKVRAVGFGWITLRRTGAAEPSVVAEEWPHPVEQPLGETVRAHFDRVDYLRSHDDAALLEAHFTLSGEVVQEQVGLPGAEDPEHVVLRQNRGMRRATRVDTVGAGFAGVCDGTMSAGRILDAIAQLVGEDPVALRDRTPAQIRLLVEQGFLEPA from the coding sequence GTGAGTAACGCCAGCCTGTCCCCCCTGCCCTCCGCCGACCGCCCCGACGTCACCGCCCGGCTGCGGGACGCCCTGCTCGGGGCGTCCTTCACCGCCGACGGACTGCTGGAGCTGCTCGGCGCCCCCGCCTACGCGGCGCTGTCGCGCAGCGAGACCGTGCCGGCCCTCCGGGCGACCCGCGGCGACACGCCGCTCGAACTGCTCGTCCGGCTGTTCCTGCTCCAGCAACCCGTCCCCCACGCGCGTGTGGGGGACGTTCTGCCCGTCGACGCCTGCCTGGAGAGCGGCTGGCTCGACCGCGCGGGCGACGACGAGGTGGCGGCCACCGTGGACGTCCGGCCCTACGGCGGCCCCGACGGCGAGGACTGGTTCGTCGTCTCCGACCTCGGCTGCGCCGTCGGCGGCGCCGGCGGCATCGGCAACCACGCCGAAGGCGTCGTCCTCGGCGTCGGCGGCGCCTCCACGACCCTGGCCGGCCTCACCGTCCGTACGCCCGTCTCCGCAGCCCTCGACCTCGGTACCGGCTCCGGCATCCAGGCGCTGCACGCCGCCGCGCACGCCACGCGCGTGACGGCCACCGACGTCAACCCCCGCGCGCTGCACATCACCGCGCTCACCCTGGCCCTGTCCGGCGCTCCGGCCGCCGACCTGCGCGAGGGCTCCCTCTACGAGCCGGTCGCCGACGACGAGACGTACGACCTCATCGTCTCCAACCCGCCTTTCGTGATCTCGCCCGGCGCCCGGCTCACCTACCGCGACGGCGGGATGGGCGGGGACGATCTGTGCCGCTCGCTCGTTCAGCAGACGGGGGAGCGTCTGAACGAGGGCGGGTTCGCGCACTTCCTCGCCAACTGGCAGCACGTGGAGGGGGAGGACTGGACGGACCGGCTGCGCTCCTGGGTGCCGCGCGGCTGCGACGCCTGGATCGTGCAGCGCGAGGTCCAGGACGTCACCCAGTACGCCGAGCTGTGGCTGCGGGACGCGGGCGACCACCGCGGTGATCCCGCCGACTACCAGGCGCGGTACGACGCCTGGCTGGACGAGTTCGAGGCGCGCAAGGTCAGGGCCGTCGGCTTCGGCTGGATCACGCTGCGCCGGACCGGGGCCGCCGAGCCCTCGGTCGTCGCCGAGGAATGGCCGCACCCGGTCGAGCAGCCGCTCGGCGAGACCGTGCGCGCCCACTTCGACCGCGTCGACTACCTCCGCTCCCACGACGACGCGGCCCTGCTGGAGGCGCACTTCACGCTGTCCGGCGAGGTCGTCCAGGAGCAGGTCGGGCTGCCCGGCGCCGAGGACCCGGAGCACGTCGTCCTGCGCCAGAACCGCGGCATGCGCCGGGCCACCCGGGTCGACACCGTCGGCGCCGGTTTCGCGGGCGTCTGCGACGGCACGATGAGCGCGGGCCGCATCCTGGACGCCATTGCCCAGCTGGTCGGCGAGGACCCGGTGGCCCTGCGCGACCGCACGCCCGCGCAGATCCGGCTGCTGGTGGAGCAGGGCTTCCTCGAACCGGCGTAG
- a CDS encoding DEAD/DEAH box helicase, with protein MAFNHLPAGVHDALVPLSVTPVTDSVPMAKNHRPDRSPAEPGSRPEPGMLLDRLAAGPSRAARITHTEHLPPRAGRHAVWPEGIRPEVLAAVRAAGIEHPWAHQARVAEHALDGDSVVVATGTASGKSLAYLVPVLSTLVDGSEAPNGRGATTLYLAPTKALAADQCRSVKELSQPLGTSVRAAVYDGDTPFEEREWIRQYGTYVLTNPDMLHRGILPSHPRWSSFLKALKYVVIDECHTYRGVFGSHVAQVLRRLRRLCARYGASPVFLLASATAAEPSEAARRLTGLPVIEVADDASPRGELVFALWEPPLTELEGEKGAPVRRTATAEAADLLTDLTVQGMRSITFVRSRRGAELIAVIAQERLAEVDRSLAGRVAAYRGGYLPEERRALERALHSGDLLGLAATNALELGLDISGLDAVVIAGYPGTRASLWQQAGRAGRAGQGALAVLVARDDPLDTFLVHHPEALFDQPVESTVLDPDNPYVLAPHLCAAAAELPLTEEDLKLFGPACEELLPQLEAAKLLRRRTRAWHWTRRERAADLTDIRGEGGRPVQVVEEGTGRLLGTVDAGAAHTAVHEGAVHLHQGRTYLVRSLDLEDSVALVEQATPAYSTVARDTTAISVLETDIEVPWGDGRLCYGSVEVTNQVVSFLRRRLITGEVLGETKLDLPPRTLRTRAVWWTVTEDQLDAARINPEILGGALHAAEHASIGMLPLFATCDRWDIGGVSVPLHPDTLLPTVFVYDGHPGGAGFAERAFHTARDWLTATREAIASCECDAGCPSCIQSPKCGNGNDPLHKRGAVRLLTVLLRGAAETDQPG; from the coding sequence ATGGCATTCAATCACTTACCGGCAGGCGTGCACGACGCCTTGGTCCCATTGTCCGTCACGCCAGTGACAGACTCGGTGCCGATGGCCAAGAATCACCGACCCGATCGATCCCCGGCGGAGCCCGGCTCCCGGCCGGAACCGGGCATGCTCCTGGACCGGCTCGCCGCGGGACCGAGCCGGGCTGCGCGCATCACTCATACGGAGCACTTGCCCCCGCGTGCGGGCCGTCATGCCGTCTGGCCGGAGGGGATTCGGCCGGAGGTCCTGGCCGCGGTACGGGCCGCGGGCATCGAACACCCCTGGGCCCACCAGGCACGCGTGGCCGAGCACGCCCTGGACGGCGACTCGGTGGTCGTCGCCACCGGCACCGCGTCGGGCAAGTCGCTGGCCTATCTGGTGCCGGTCCTGTCGACCCTCGTGGACGGCTCCGAGGCGCCCAACGGGCGTGGCGCCACCACGCTCTACCTGGCCCCCACCAAAGCGCTGGCGGCCGACCAGTGCCGGTCGGTGAAGGAACTTTCACAACCCCTCGGGACCTCCGTGCGAGCCGCGGTCTACGACGGCGACACGCCGTTCGAGGAACGCGAGTGGATCCGCCAGTACGGAACGTACGTCCTGACCAACCCGGACATGCTGCACCGCGGCATCCTGCCCTCCCACCCCCGTTGGTCCTCGTTCCTGAAGGCACTGAAGTACGTCGTCATCGACGAGTGCCACACCTACCGGGGCGTCTTCGGCTCCCACGTCGCCCAGGTGCTGCGCAGACTGCGCAGACTGTGTGCGCGCTACGGCGCGTCGCCCGTGTTCCTGCTCGCCTCCGCCACCGCCGCCGAACCCTCGGAAGCGGCCCGCCGGCTCACCGGGCTCCCGGTGATCGAGGTCGCCGACGACGCGTCACCCCGCGGTGAACTGGTGTTCGCCCTCTGGGAACCACCGCTGACCGAACTGGAGGGCGAAAAGGGCGCGCCGGTGCGCCGCACGGCCACCGCGGAAGCCGCGGACCTGCTGACCGACCTCACCGTGCAGGGCATGCGCTCGATCACCTTCGTCCGCTCCCGGCGTGGCGCCGAGCTGATCGCGGTGATCGCCCAGGAGCGTCTGGCCGAGGTCGACCGCTCCCTGGCCGGGCGCGTGGCGGCGTACCGGGGCGGCTACCTCCCCGAGGAGCGCCGCGCCCTGGAACGTGCCCTGCACTCCGGTGACCTCCTCGGCCTGGCGGCGACGAACGCCCTCGAACTCGGCCTCGACATCTCCGGCCTGGACGCCGTGGTGATCGCGGGGTACCCGGGCACGCGGGCCTCGCTGTGGCAGCAGGCGGGCCGGGCCGGCCGGGCCGGACAGGGGGCGCTGGCCGTGCTGGTCGCCCGTGACGACCCGTTGGACACCTTCCTCGTCCACCACCCGGAGGCCCTTTTCGACCAGCCGGTGGAGTCCACCGTCCTCGACCCGGACAACCCGTACGTCCTCGCCCCCCACCTGTGCGCGGCGGCGGCGGAACTGCCTCTGACCGAGGAGGACCTGAAGCTCTTCGGGCCCGCCTGCGAGGAGCTGCTGCCCCAGCTGGAGGCGGCGAAGCTGCTGCGCCGTCGGACCCGGGCCTGGCACTGGACCCGCCGTGAGCGGGCGGCCGACCTGACCGACATCCGCGGCGAGGGCGGACGTCCGGTCCAGGTCGTCGAGGAGGGCACGGGCAGGCTGCTGGGCACCGTGGACGCCGGTGCGGCCCACACGGCCGTGCACGAGGGCGCCGTGCACCTCCACCAGGGGCGCACGTACCTCGTCCGCTCGCTGGACCTGGAGGACTCCGTCGCGCTGGTAGAGCAGGCCACCCCCGCCTACTCGACGGTGGCCCGCGACACGACGGCGATCTCGGTGCTGGAGACCGACATCGAGGTCCCCTGGGGCGACGGGCGCCTCTGCTACGGCTCCGTCGAGGTAACCAACCAGGTGGTCTCCTTCCTGCGCCGGCGCCTGATCACCGGCGAGGTCCTGGGCGAGACGAAGCTCGACCTCCCTCCCCGGACACTGCGCACCCGCGCGGTGTGGTGGACGGTCACCGAGGACCAACTGGACGCGGCCCGGATCAACCCGGAGATCCTCGGCGGGGCCCTGCACGCCGCCGAGCACGCCTCGATCGGCATGCTGCCCCTGTTCGCGACCTGCGACCGCTGGGACATCGGCGGCGTGTCCGTCCCCCTGCACCCGGACACACTGCTGCCGACGGTCTTCGTGTACGACGGCCACCCCGGCGGCGCGGGCTTCGCCGAGCGGGCCTTCCACACGGCCCGCGACTGGCTCACGGCAACCCGTGAAGCCATCGCCTCCTGCGAGTGCGACGCGGGCTGTCCTTCCTGCATCCAGTCCCCCAAGTGCGGCAACGGCAACGATCCGCTGCACAAGCGGGGAGCGGTACGGCTCCTCACGGTGCTGCTGCGGGGGGCGGCGGAGACGGACCAGCCGGGGTAG
- the topA gene encoding type I DNA topoisomerase, whose product MSPTSETAKGGRRLVIVESPAKAKTIKGYLGPGYVVEASVGHIRDLPSGAAEVPEKYTGEVRRLGVDVEHDFQPIYVVNADKKSQVKKLKDLLKDSDELFLATDEDREGEAIAWHLQEVLKPKIPVKRMVFHEITKDAIRAAVANPRELNQKLVDAQETRRILDRLYGYEVSPVLWKKVMPRLSAGRVQSVATRLVVERERERMAFRSAEYWDLTGTFATGRAGDASDPSSLVARLQTVDGRRVAQGRDFDSLGQIKSANTLHLDEANARALAAALENTRFAVRSVESKPYRRSPYAPFRTTTLQQEASRKLGFGAKSTMQVAQKLYENGYITYMRTDSTTLSDTAVTAARAQVTQLYGADYLPPQPRTYAGKVKNAQEAHEAIRPSGDRFRTPAETGLTGDQFKLYELIWKRTVASQMKDATGNSVTVKIGGAASDGRDVEFSASGKTITFHGFLKAYVEGADDPNAELDDRERRLPQVAEGDALTAEEITVDGHATKPPARYTEASLVKELEEREIGRPSTYASIIGTILDRGYVFKKGTALVPSFLSFAVVNLLEKHFGRLVDYDFTARMEDDLDRIARGEAKSVPWLRRFYFGEGGGVGGGAADAGNGDGDHLGGLKELVTDLGAIDAREVSSFPVGNDIKLRVGRYGPYVERGEKDAENHQRADVPEDLAPDELSVELAEELLAKPSGDFELGTDPGTGHAVVAKDGRYGPYVTEVLPEGTPKTGKNAVKPRTASLFKSMTLDTVTLDDALRLMSLPRVVGTDAEGVEITAQNGRYGPYLKKGTDSRSLQTEEQLFEITLEEALAIYAQPKQRGRAAAKPPLKELGTDPVSEKPVVVKDGRFGPYVTDGETNATLRSGDSVEEITPERGYELLAEKRAKAPAKKTAKKAVKKTAAAKTTAAKKTAAKTTAAKKTAAKTTAKKTTAKTAAKKATASKASED is encoded by the coding sequence TTGTCCCCGACCAGCGAGACCGCGAAGGGCGGCCGGCGACTCGTCATCGTCGAGTCGCCCGCCAAGGCGAAGACGATCAAGGGCTATCTCGGCCCTGGCTACGTCGTCGAGGCGAGCGTCGGGCACATCCGCGACCTTCCCAGCGGCGCGGCGGAGGTGCCGGAGAAGTACACCGGCGAGGTCCGCCGCCTCGGTGTGGACGTCGAACACGACTTCCAGCCCATCTATGTGGTCAACGCGGACAAGAAGTCCCAGGTCAAGAAGCTCAAGGACCTGCTGAAGGACTCCGACGAACTCTTCCTCGCCACCGATGAGGACCGCGAGGGCGAGGCCATCGCCTGGCACCTGCAGGAAGTCCTCAAGCCGAAGATCCCGGTCAAGCGCATGGTGTTCCACGAGATCACCAAGGACGCGATCCGGGCCGCCGTCGCCAACCCGCGCGAGCTGAACCAGAAGCTCGTCGACGCCCAGGAGACCCGCCGCATCCTCGACCGCCTCTACGGCTACGAGGTCTCGCCGGTCCTGTGGAAGAAGGTCATGCCGCGCCTGTCGGCCGGCCGCGTCCAGTCCGTCGCCACCCGGCTCGTCGTCGAGCGGGAACGCGAGCGCATGGCGTTCCGCTCCGCCGAGTACTGGGACCTCACCGGCACCTTCGCGACGGGCCGCGCGGGAGACGCTTCGGACCCGTCCTCGCTGGTCGCCCGCCTCCAGACGGTCGACGGACGGCGGGTCGCGCAGGGCCGCGACTTCGACTCCCTGGGGCAGATCAAGAGCGCGAACACCCTCCACCTCGACGAGGCGAACGCCCGCGCGCTCGCCGCCGCCCTGGAGAACACGCGCTTCGCCGTCCGCTCCGTCGAGTCCAAGCCGTACCGCCGCTCGCCGTACGCCCCGTTCCGTACGACGACGCTGCAGCAGGAGGCCTCGCGCAAGCTCGGCTTCGGCGCGAAGTCGACCATGCAGGTCGCCCAGAAGCTGTACGAGAACGGCTACATCACCTACATGCGTACGGACTCCACGACCCTGAGCGACACGGCGGTCACCGCCGCCCGCGCCCAGGTGACGCAGCTGTACGGCGCCGACTACCTGCCGCCCCAGCCGCGGACCTACGCCGGCAAGGTCAAGAACGCCCAGGAGGCGCACGAGGCGATCCGCCCCTCCGGCGACCGCTTCCGCACGCCCGCCGAGACCGGTCTGACCGGCGACCAGTTCAAGCTGTACGAGCTGATCTGGAAGCGGACCGTCGCCTCCCAGATGAAGGACGCGACCGGCAACAGCGTCACGGTGAAGATCGGCGGCGCCGCCTCCGACGGCCGGGACGTCGAGTTCAGCGCCTCCGGCAAGACCATCACCTTCCACGGCTTCCTCAAGGCCTACGTCGAGGGCGCCGACGACCCGAACGCCGAGCTGGACGACCGCGAGCGGCGCCTGCCGCAGGTCGCCGAGGGCGACGCGCTGACGGCCGAGGAGATCACGGTCGACGGCCACGCCACCAAGCCCCCGGCCCGCTACACCGAGGCGTCGCTGGTCAAGGAGCTGGAGGAGCGCGAGATCGGCCGCCCGTCGACGTATGCGTCGATCATCGGCACCATCCTGGACCGCGGCTACGTCTTCAAGAAGGGCACGGCCCTCGTCCCGTCCTTCCTCTCCTTCGCCGTGGTCAACCTCCTGGAGAAGCACTTCGGGCGCCTCGTCGACTACGACTTCACCGCCAGGATGGAGGACGACCTCGACCGCATCGCCCGCGGCGAGGCCAAGTCGGTGCCGTGGCTGCGCCGCTTCTACTTCGGCGAGGGCGGCGGCGTGGGCGGCGGCGCGGCCGACGCGGGCAACGGCGACGGGGACCACCTCGGCGGCCTCAAGGAACTGGTGACCGACCTCGGCGCGATCGACGCCCGCGAGGTGTCGTCCTTCCCCGTCGGCAACGACATCAAGCTGCGCGTCGGCCGCTACGGCCCCTACGTCGAGCGCGGCGAGAAGGACGCCGAGAACCACCAGCGCGCCGACGTCCCCGAGGACCTGGCGCCCGACGAGCTCTCCGTGGAACTGGCGGAGGAACTGCTCGCCAAGCCGAGCGGCGACTTCGAGCTGGGCACCGACCCGGGCACCGGCCACGCCGTCGTCGCCAAGGACGGCCGCTACGGCCCGTACGTCACCGAGGTGCTCCCCGAGGGCACCCCGAAGACCGGCAAGAACGCCGTGAAGCCGCGCACCGCCTCGCTGTTCAAGTCGATGACGCTGGACACGGTGACCCTCGACGACGCCCTGAGGCTCATGTCGCTGCCGCGGGTCGTCGGCACCGACGCGGAGGGCGTCGAGATCACCGCGCAGAACGGCCGCTACGGCCCGTACCTGAAGAAGGGCACGGACTCGCGGTCCCTCCAGACCGAGGAGCAGCTCTTCGAGATCACGCTGGAGGAGGCGCTGGCGATCTACGCCCAGCCCAAGCAGCGTGGCCGGGCCGCGGCCAAGCCGCCGCTGAAGGAGCTGGGCACCGACCCGGTCAGCGAGAAGCCGGTCGTGGTCAAGGACGGCCGCTTCGGCCCGTACGTCACCGACGGCGAGACCAACGCGACCCTGCGCTCCGGCGACAGCGTCGAGGAGATCACGCCGGAGCGGGGCTACGAACTGCTCGCCGAGAAGCGCGCCAAGGCGCCCGCCAAGAAGACGGCGAAGAAGGCCGTGAAGAAGACGGCCGCCGCGAAGACCACGGCGGCCAAGAAGACCGCCGCCAAGACCACGGCGGCCAAGAAGACCGCCGCCAAGACCACCGCGAAGAAGACGACCGCCAAGACGGCGGCGAAGAAGGCGACCGCGTCGAAGGCGTCGGAGGACTGA
- the bldG gene encoding anti-sigma factor antagonist BldG — protein sequence MDLSLSTRTVGDRTVVEVGGEIDVYTAPKLREQLVELVNDGSFHLVVDMEGVDFLDSTGLGVLVGGLKRVRAHEGSLRLVCNQERILKIFRITGLTKVFPIHTSVEEAVAATD from the coding sequence GTGGACCTGTCCCTGTCGACCCGTACCGTCGGCGATCGTACGGTCGTCGAGGTCGGTGGCGAAATTGACGTATACACCGCGCCCAAGCTGCGTGAGCAGCTGGTCGAGCTCGTGAACGACGGGAGTTTCCACCTCGTCGTCGACATGGAGGGCGTGGACTTCCTCGACTCCACAGGGCTCGGCGTGCTGGTGGGTGGACTGAAGCGGGTGCGTGCCCATGAGGGCTCGCTGCGGCTGGTCTGCAACCAGGAGCGCATTCTCAAGATCTTCCGTATCACCGGCCTCACCAAGGTGTTCCCCATTCACACCTCGGTCGAGGAAGCGGTGGCGGCCACCGACTGA
- a CDS encoding small secreted protein has product MEGTNPVNKKLAAALSGGAVLVLALTGCSSSDDNEKLDSWAKDVCEGVQPQAKKIEAANAAIQKETSDNSTPAEVQKTDATAFQDMSDAYKAMGATVQKAGPPDVDDGEKKQKDAVTELNGLSSSYASLRKQVEELDTKDQAKFADGLKDIATELNKLSKSGSNALKTLEEGDVGQAMAKQPSCKSASVTPSAAEG; this is encoded by the coding sequence ATGGAAGGGACCAATCCGGTGAACAAGAAGCTCGCGGCCGCACTGTCCGGCGGTGCGGTACTGGTACTGGCGCTGACGGGATGCAGCAGCAGCGACGACAACGAGAAGCTGGACTCCTGGGCCAAGGACGTCTGCGAGGGCGTGCAGCCGCAGGCCAAGAAGATCGAGGCGGCCAACGCGGCGATCCAGAAGGAGACCTCGGACAACAGCACTCCCGCCGAGGTCCAGAAGACCGACGCCACGGCGTTCCAGGACATGTCCGACGCCTACAAGGCGATGGGCGCCACCGTCCAGAAGGCCGGCCCCCCGGACGTCGACGACGGCGAGAAGAAGCAGAAGGACGCGGTCACCGAGCTGAACGGCCTCTCCTCCTCGTACGCCTCCCTGCGCAAGCAGGTGGAGGAGCTCGACACCAAGGACCAGGCCAAGTTCGCCGACGGCCTCAAGGACATCGCCACCGAGCTGAACAAGCTCAGCAAGAGCGGCAGCAACGCGCTGAAGACCCTGGAGGAGGGCGACGTCGGCCAGGCGATGGCCAAGCAGCCCAGCTGCAAGTCGGCCTCGGTGACCCCGTCGGCCGCCGAGGGCTGA